One genomic window of Lagenorhynchus albirostris chromosome 17, mLagAlb1.1, whole genome shotgun sequence includes the following:
- the LOC132508403 gene encoding keratin-associated protein 9-3-like yields the protein MASCLQPTCMASCLQPTCMASCLQPTCMASCLQPTCMASCLQPTCMASCLQPTCMASCLQPTCMASCLQPTCMASCLQPTCMASCLQPTCMASCLQPTCMASCLQPTCMASCLQPTCMASCLQPTCMASCLQPTCMASTVGSAQKITGSFS from the coding sequence ATGGCTTCATGCCTACAGCCTACATGCATGGCTTCATGTCTACAGCCTACATGCATGGCTTCATGTCTACAGCCTACATGCATGGCTTCATGCCTACAGCCTACATGCATGGCTTCATGCCTACAGCCTACATGCATGGCTTCATGTCTACAGCCTACATGCATGGCTTCATGTCTACAGCCTACATGCATGGCTTCATGTCTACAGCCTACATGCATGGCTTCATGTCTACAGCCTACATGCATGGCTTCATGTCTACAGCCTACATGCATGGCTTCATGTCTACAGCCTACATGCATGGCTTCATGTCTACAGCCTACATGCATGGCTTCATGTCTACAGCCTACATGCATGGCTTCATGTCTACAGCCTACATGCATGGCTTCATGTCTACAGCCTACATGCATGGCTTCTACAGTCGGCTCAGCACAAAAAATAACTGGCTCATTCAGTTAA